In one window of Culturomica massiliensis DNA:
- the pbpC gene encoding penicillin-binding protein 1C, whose product MLRKRYSWKIKPGPGVYVSGAVSFFLFFLLWWFMLPSPLFDVPYSTVLLDRNEEIIGVKVADDEQFRFRENGNLPAKYLEALLTFEDKRFIGHNGVDWLALGRAFYLNMSAGKVVSGGSTLTMQVIRLSRKNPPRTYWEKFRELLLALRLEQSYSKYAILRLYAGHAPFGGNVVGLSAASLKYFGRNPEQLSWGEAALLAVLPNAPSLSDPRLVKEKRDRLLEQLYKNGKIEKEDYKLALEEALPEQIYFSGNTAPHLLTEAIRSRKGEVCHSTIDNRLQKRVNEIVERHSRLLGANHIYNMAVLVTRVSDGEVLAYVGNSPSQPGSRGNDVDIITAVRSSGSILKPALYGLMQQNGYILPGTLVPDVPSRFGGYAPSNFNRSFQGVAPADKALASSLNIPFVRMLKDYSYTRFYDDLKRLGITTLNREADDYGLSLILGGAEVSLWDVCNMYGGMVSTLRHYNEQDGSYFQGEYDRLKLWRDIKKPALTECSSFDVPLKASAVWLTLEALGEVERPELESGWKNFASRMDLAWKTGTSFGFRDAWAVGVNADWVIGVWVGNADGEGRPGLVGVRAAAPVLFEVAGLLPVSTHLFMPVDEMKEVVVCRKSGYRASDICEGKDTLRVCETGVRTGICPYHRWIHLDKSGKWQVHSECEKVYNMQTVPWFVLTPVQEWYYIRTHGDYRKLPPWRPDCKNPSGDVMEMIYPQKGTRVFIPRDFGGTKGTVVFELAHRNPLAEVYWHIDDRYIGSTRHIHQMKFDTSEGLHTLTLMDDDGNTLQQKFRVVGK is encoded by the coding sequence ATGTTACGCAAAAGATATAGTTGGAAGATAAAGCCGGGACCGGGGGTATATGTGTCGGGAGCGGTGTCGTTTTTTTTGTTTTTTCTGCTGTGGTGGTTTATGCTGCCTTCGCCTTTGTTTGACGTCCCTTATTCTACGGTATTGCTGGACCGGAATGAGGAGATTATCGGTGTAAAGGTAGCCGATGACGAACAATTCCGGTTTCGGGAGAACGGAAACTTACCTGCCAAATACCTTGAAGCGCTACTTACATTTGAAGATAAACGGTTTATCGGGCATAATGGCGTGGATTGGTTGGCATTGGGAAGGGCTTTCTATTTGAATATGTCTGCGGGGAAGGTCGTTAGCGGGGGGAGTACGTTAACGATGCAAGTAATCCGGTTGTCACGGAAAAATCCACCTCGTACTTATTGGGAAAAATTCCGGGAGTTGTTGTTGGCATTGAGATTGGAACAGAGTTATTCCAAGTATGCGATACTCCGTTTGTATGCCGGACATGCCCCTTTTGGCGGAAATGTAGTCGGATTAAGTGCGGCTTCACTTAAATATTTCGGACGCAATCCGGAACAATTGAGTTGGGGAGAAGCGGCTTTGTTGGCGGTGCTTCCGAATGCTCCTTCGTTGAGTGATCCGCGTTTAGTGAAAGAGAAACGGGATCGTTTACTGGAACAGTTGTATAAAAATGGGAAAATAGAAAAAGAGGATTATAAACTGGCTTTGGAAGAAGCATTGCCCGAACAAATTTATTTCTCCGGGAATACCGCTCCGCATCTGTTGACCGAAGCAATCCGGTCGAGAAAAGGTGAAGTTTGTCATTCCACTATCGATAATCGTCTGCAAAAAAGGGTGAATGAAATAGTGGAACGTCACAGTCGCCTGTTGGGAGCGAATCATATTTACAATATGGCTGTATTGGTGACTCGTGTTTCGGATGGAGAAGTTCTTGCGTATGTGGGGAATAGTCCGTCGCAGCCGGGAAGCCGCGGTAATGATGTCGATATTATTACAGCAGTGCGCAGTTCCGGAAGTATTCTTAAACCGGCCTTATATGGACTGATGCAGCAAAACGGGTATATTTTACCGGGAACATTGGTACCTGATGTTCCTTCCCGTTTCGGAGGGTATGCTCCTTCAAATTTTAACCGGAGTTTTCAGGGCGTGGCCCCGGCAGACAAAGCTTTGGCCAGTTCGTTGAATATCCCTTTTGTCCGGATGTTGAAGGACTATAGTTATACACGTTTTTATGACGATCTGAAACGATTGGGTATAACGACTTTGAACCGGGAAGCAGATGATTACGGTTTGAGTCTTATTTTAGGTGGTGCAGAAGTGTCGTTGTGGGATGTTTGTAATATGTACGGTGGGATGGTATCTACATTACGGCATTATAACGAACAGGACGGTAGTTATTTCCAGGGAGAATACGATCGGCTGAAATTGTGGCGGGATATTAAAAAACCGGCGCTGACAGAGTGCAGCAGTTTTGATGTCCCATTAAAAGCTTCTGCTGTGTGGCTAACCTTGGAAGCATTGGGAGAGGTAGAGCGGCCAGAACTGGAGTCCGGATGGAAGAATTTTGCCTCCCGTATGGATTTGGCTTGGAAAACAGGTACCAGTTTCGGATTTCGGGATGCCTGGGCTGTAGGGGTGAATGCCGATTGGGTAATCGGTGTTTGGGTGGGGAATGCCGATGGAGAAGGGCGTCCCGGATTGGTTGGCGTAAGAGCTGCAGCGCCTGTTTTGTTTGAAGTTGCCGGATTGTTGCCTGTTTCTACGCATCTGTTTATGCCTGTCGATGAGATGAAAGAGGTCGTCGTATGCCGGAAAAGCGGATACCGGGCTTCGGATATATGTGAGGGGAAAGATACGCTTCGGGTATGTGAAACCGGTGTTCGTACGGGGATTTGTCCTTATCACCGTTGGATACACCTGGACAAAAGCGGAAAATGGCAGGTGCATTCGGAATGCGAGAAGGTATATAATATGCAGACGGTGCCTTGGTTTGTACTGACGCCGGTACAGGAATGGTATTACATTCGTACGCATGGTGATTACCGGAAATTACCGCCCTGGCGTCCCGATTGTAAAAACCCGTCCGGAGATGTAATGGAAATGATCTATCCGCAAAAAGGTACACGTGTTTTTATACCCCGGGATTTTGGCGGGACGAAAGGGACTGTTGTGTTTGAACTGGCACACCGGAATCCGTTAGCAGAAGTATATTGGCATATTGATGACCGGTATATCGGTTCAACCCGCCATATTCACCAGATGAAATTCGATACTTCAGAGGGATTACATACACTCACGTTAATGGATGATGACGGAAATACATTGCAACAGAAATTCCGGGTAGTTGGAAAATAG
- a CDS encoding gliding motility-associated C-terminal domain-containing protein: MNYSFKKYILIVLGLILSVAGYGQVRIGDPVFTEDFGTVPDDWKSFGKDYQDGKNMYSYRGELKNDKCTRIDYEFAKRSYKIIGITAYRNSSMYDLYGGNGRYCLGSNGEILGSDGAAIKTWHVKIDHTNPDQSNGLAFIANAATSENSFVFQNSINNRNTLTNEDLKSGRVYQFKVFIGNAVKSGQAGANPNVEVVLESGTIKTSGKTKDIEKGATVAWVEHTLYTEKGTSDLTYSFYSVKSDALGNVFIIDDISLCPVDVRADVVNVDLCSEPGKVWFDAVVDDIPEGLDVYTRLMRKAKSGGTWEWDDQTGITDSLRTYTTEDNYTHYDYRLVVSLTASGLERVPDESVRLNEYGTFSVTENFVPGHNCEAWSNFEIGVDFCSQPDSVVFNTAADAFPVTSEVYFRLMRKLKTGGEWEWAGEVSADHRVAALATDYLNYDFQVAVEVASPDILTGSATPRQLMERPNYGCFIIKNTFRNDFCLQLYGVTPDYVTVQDSVSVEPSLVVSVENTPVYLRWLYRPFGSEEWHWWGESRPVNQNEIDWVTFTTGDFRAVYAMNPDVLNAMPDQNIGTVDYYYVATEENQIPGIPLTVNITKRFAGGAVILDVEPTMNSAVTSIIRGEWLTRKRGSELWEVLPAQNGFRQQIGMVNYVEYEYCFVASMSQAVMDTLQPVNVQPGEITYWLSETIGNETFTLEDISREYCEVPGEVVYQVGFTSEGIPEDMPAIGRWMQREKGTDNWNWVKNPFPSRIENLQVTLADEVAHDYAFVLAWDHDSLAGWNAASLPVMKDYYVLRSEYVDSALCIGIDTIRIVSEKRDELILQPVLENIGGHTVYGRWMRIDKLTGVRVWASESMIAGYDLKVGTDEFGQNDYRFYIGLAEAVVAKAAADMEEARPYFDVKNVKGVRIPKPEVTVTAINCVAKQDVNRVTLQVAADGTIPSLRYRIGEGAVQEMTVGAENELTFTIERDSAFYLLDYVLNGVCERMVRNDTVNLSYIPKLQIARLTDLFGCRNSVVVVAPEISGGAVSVYEWSKDGEIRTDWADKDSLHIRMTGTGAVPLKLVVKGNGVCPEDSTVSLITGEHPVIDCDCPVEPVEICVGETFTIPYRSIDAEQYRVTLKETTMPGFVFYPGTGDVKENGVLEIKSGQQVLTATDFMAGNVFTFRVQIFKMVEYNEVSYRCEDEFEYRFKVRMNPVSRYPSELKLCMGERLRQVPEVDLNGNESDNWRWRLWDGATLTETSLKTMQTPEVIDTVVTAAMGGKRLQLLATTVCGEVTVQDIRLAVYVPDSNRIVAPEGLVITGDKVVLEGTTLLLQGMNYQWEMSEDGSHWIDLPGETESNMTLYAPDTSTYYRRILSGAGWACPNMETIVKVEVYNNAAENRIYLEAADTLIYSGTEITVHTDSPERKGVGYCWEKNEGGEWIVMTGEEKRELQVTPGTITMYRRGALVDNRVLYSNTVVVNVYDKGQNRIMYAGSLVPRNTPIRLTGNFVDIPGVKYRWYSRQKEEWILMAGKEGWNLETMLDERTTYMRYVYLPSQAGDSIGSNEVTVYVFDNDKDNRIASELSNVCRDVIVPVKGTPIGDGGVAYRWECSYDEENSWMVTDSTGCNVLWPATENVALRRRILYAAADENCYSNVVHLNVIYNGTDNRISQVGTIIAGEAGIIEGTSVENATYRWEISKDGKTDWMVLANAASAFLQLEGIHTESICWLRRKLLFPDGGGCEDYSNVLKVKVVDPEKSNRVVLAGDYYCQWSPFTLEGSDMQELDATYRWYKNTGKNWEPVEQAYGKDLTVYEGVGMNTLFRRDATVDGVVYAGNVVEARLWNAAMVRNVLENPGEVCAGIPVVIRGSDAYAGDRDLSDYVDSYYWETSQTGAGGTWERIDTANMQDLTLNDPEVSRWYCRIVKTHCGSNLRSEPVFMTVKDRLKLTLRSDVKFGQMSVKDPITISVDEDFYDNYEFRINGRLWESDGQQCIVYGWQPNKMYGVSIRVQKDGCVQVDSLNVYAPDVDLPNVLTPNNDGWNDRLLEGYELKVYNRWGNLLYSGKEGWDGRYKNQLVTAGTYFYVVRVRFENGRSAEYKRSVTVKR, translated from the coding sequence ATGAATTATAGCTTTAAAAAATATATTTTGATAGTACTGGGATTGATTTTATCTGTTGCCGGATACGGACAGGTAAGGATCGGTGATCCGGTATTTACGGAGGATTTCGGGACAGTACCTGATGATTGGAAAAGTTTTGGAAAAGATTATCAGGACGGAAAAAATATGTATAGTTATCGCGGAGAATTAAAAAACGATAAATGTACCCGGATTGATTATGAATTTGCTAAAAGGTCGTATAAAATAATAGGTATTACAGCTTATAGAAATAGTTCGATGTATGATTTATATGGGGGGAATGGTAGATATTGTTTGGGAAGTAATGGGGAAATTTTGGGTAGTGACGGTGCCGCAATCAAGACCTGGCATGTAAAAATCGATCATACGAATCCGGATCAAAGTAATGGATTGGCTTTTATTGCGAATGCTGCTACGTCTGAAAATTCTTTTGTGTTTCAGAATTCTATAAATAATCGAAATACCTTGACAAATGAGGATCTGAAGTCGGGTAGGGTATATCAGTTTAAAGTATTTATAGGAAATGCCGTAAAATCAGGACAGGCAGGAGCAAATCCTAATGTTGAAGTTGTGTTGGAAAGTGGGACTATAAAAACATCCGGGAAGACGAAGGACATAGAGAAAGGAGCTACTGTTGCTTGGGTAGAGCATACTCTTTATACAGAAAAAGGAACTTCGGATTTAACGTATAGTTTTTATAGTGTGAAGAGCGATGCTTTAGGGAATGTATTTATTATCGATGATATTTCTTTATGTCCGGTGGATGTCAGGGCTGATGTTGTAAATGTGGATCTTTGTTCCGAACCGGGAAAAGTATGGTTTGATGCTGTTGTCGATGATATTCCGGAAGGGTTGGATGTGTACACCCGACTGATGCGGAAAGCGAAGTCGGGCGGAACATGGGAGTGGGATGATCAGACCGGTATTACTGATTCGTTAAGGACATATACCACGGAAGACAATTATACCCATTACGATTATCGTTTGGTAGTGAGTTTGACTGCATCGGGATTGGAGCGTGTTCCGGATGAATCTGTCAGGTTGAATGAATACGGGACATTTTCTGTTACTGAAAACTTTGTTCCGGGACACAATTGTGAGGCTTGGAGTAATTTTGAAATCGGAGTGGACTTTTGTTCCCAACCGGATTCGGTTGTGTTTAATACGGCAGCGGATGCTTTTCCTGTAACTTCGGAAGTATATTTCCGTTTGATGCGGAAATTAAAGACCGGTGGTGAGTGGGAATGGGCCGGTGAGGTATCGGCTGATCATCGGGTTGCTGCTTTGGCTACCGATTATCTGAATTATGATTTTCAGGTGGCCGTAGAGGTAGCTTCGCCGGATATACTGACCGGCAGTGCTACTCCCCGGCAATTGATGGAGCGTCCGAATTACGGTTGTTTCATTATAAAAAATACTTTCCGGAATGATTTCTGTCTACAACTTTATGGGGTTACTCCGGATTATGTGACGGTACAGGACAGTGTGTCGGTGGAGCCCTCTTTGGTGGTGTCGGTTGAAAATACTCCGGTATACCTGCGTTGGCTTTACCGGCCCTTCGGCTCAGAGGAATGGCATTGGTGGGGGGAATCCCGTCCGGTAAATCAAAATGAGATAGACTGGGTGACTTTTACTACCGGAGATTTCCGGGCTGTGTATGCGATGAATCCGGACGTGTTGAATGCGATGCCGGATCAGAACATCGGAACTGTTGATTATTATTATGTGGCTACGGAAGAAAATCAAATTCCGGGAATCCCGTTGACGGTAAATATTACCAAACGTTTTGCCGGAGGTGCTGTGATTCTCGATGTTGAACCGACTATGAATTCGGCTGTAACATCGATTATCCGGGGAGAGTGGCTGACACGTAAGCGGGGAAGTGAATTGTGGGAAGTATTGCCGGCACAGAATGGGTTTCGGCAACAGATCGGAATGGTCAATTATGTGGAATACGAATACTGTTTTGTGGCTTCAATGTCACAGGCGGTGATGGATACGTTACAACCGGTAAATGTACAGCCGGGAGAAATAACGTATTGGTTGTCGGAGACGATAGGCAATGAAACGTTCACATTGGAGGACATCAGCCGGGAGTATTGCGAAGTTCCGGGGGAGGTCGTATATCAGGTTGGGTTTACTAGTGAAGGTATTCCGGAGGATATGCCTGCTATCGGGCGTTGGATGCAGCGTGAAAAAGGGACGGATAACTGGAATTGGGTGAAAAATCCTTTCCCTTCCCGGATCGAGAATTTGCAAGTGACATTGGCGGATGAGGTAGCGCATGACTATGCTTTTGTTTTGGCGTGGGATCACGACAGCCTGGCCGGTTGGAACGCGGCAAGTTTACCCGTAATGAAAGACTATTATGTGCTGCGTTCGGAATATGTGGATTCTGCTTTATGTATTGGCATCGATACGATACGGATCGTATCGGAGAAACGGGATGAATTGATATTGCAGCCTGTGTTGGAGAATATCGGTGGTCATACCGTATATGGCCGTTGGATGCGGATTGATAAGCTTACAGGCGTCCGGGTATGGGCGTCGGAGAGTATGATTGCAGGTTACGATCTGAAGGTGGGTACGGATGAGTTCGGACAGAACGATTACCGTTTTTATATCGGATTGGCAGAAGCTGTCGTTGCAAAGGCTGCTGCCGATATGGAGGAGGCAAGACCTTATTTTGATGTAAAAAACGTAAAAGGGGTTCGGATTCCTAAACCGGAAGTGACGGTTACGGCGATAAATTGCGTTGCCAAACAGGATGTAAACCGTGTAACCTTGCAAGTGGCAGCAGATGGAACAATACCTTCCTTACGCTATCGTATCGGGGAGGGTGCCGTACAGGAGATGACTGTAGGTGCTGAAAATGAGTTGACATTTACAATCGAAAGGGATTCGGCGTTTTATTTACTGGATTATGTATTGAATGGAGTTTGTGAGCGGATGGTGCGCAATGATACAGTGAATCTGAGCTATATTCCTAAATTACAGATAGCACGCTTGACAGATCTTTTCGGCTGTCGTAACAGTGTGGTTGTCGTCGCCCCGGAAATAAGCGGTGGTGCCGTTTCGGTTTATGAATGGAGTAAAGACGGTGAAATACGGACGGATTGGGCGGATAAAGACAGTTTGCATATCCGGATGACCGGAACAGGGGCAGTTCCCTTGAAATTAGTGGTTAAAGGAAACGGGGTATGTCCGGAAGATTCTACGGTATCCTTGATTACCGGAGAACACCCGGTTATCGACTGTGATTGTCCGGTAGAGCCGGTGGAAATTTGTGTCGGAGAAACCTTTACAATTCCTTATCGAAGTATAGATGCTGAACAATATCGGGTGACGTTAAAAGAAACAACGATGCCGGGATTTGTGTTTTACCCGGGAACCGGAGACGTGAAAGAAAACGGTGTGCTGGAAATCAAATCCGGACAACAGGTGTTGACGGCTACCGATTTTATGGCGGGTAATGTATTTACCTTTCGGGTACAGATATTTAAAATGGTCGAATACAATGAGGTCAGTTATCGTTGCGAGGATGAATTTGAATATCGTTTTAAAGTACGGATGAATCCGGTATCCCGTTATCCTTCCGAATTGAAATTGTGTATGGGAGAAAGATTACGGCAAGTGCCCGAAGTGGATTTAAATGGTAATGAATCCGATAACTGGCGTTGGCGGTTGTGGGATGGAGCTACATTGACAGAAACATCTTTGAAGACGATGCAAACCCCGGAAGTCATCGACACCGTTGTTACTGCCGCGATGGGCGGAAAGCGTTTACAATTGTTGGCGACTACTGTTTGTGGAGAGGTGACCGTGCAGGATATCCGTTTGGCAGTATATGTACCCGATTCGAATCGGATTGTTGCACCGGAAGGATTGGTGATAACGGGAGATAAGGTTGTACTCGAAGGAACGACTTTGCTTTTGCAAGGAATGAACTATCAGTGGGAAATGAGTGAGGATGGAAGCCATTGGATCGATTTACCGGGAGAAACAGAGAGTAATATGACGTTGTATGCGCCGGATACATCTACTTATTATCGCCGTATTTTGAGCGGGGCAGGGTGGGCTTGTCCGAATATGGAGACTATAGTGAAAGTTGAAGTCTATAATAATGCGGCAGAAAACCGGATTTATTTGGAGGCAGCAGATACGTTGATTTATTCGGGTACGGAAATTACGGTGCATACCGATAGTCCGGAGCGGAAAGGAGTCGGTTACTGTTGGGAAAAGAATGAAGGAGGAGAGTGGATTGTAATGACAGGAGAGGAAAAGCGGGAATTACAGGTGACTCCCGGGACAATAACGATGTATCGCCGGGGAGCTTTGGTGGATAACCGGGTGTTGTATAGCAATACGGTTGTTGTAAATGTGTATGATAAGGGACAGAATCGGATCATGTATGCCGGTAGTTTAGTACCGAGAAATACTCCGATACGCTTGACCGGTAATTTTGTCGATATTCCCGGTGTTAAATACCGTTGGTACAGTCGTCAGAAAGAAGAATGGATATTGATGGCAGGTAAGGAGGGATGGAATCTGGAGACGATGTTGGATGAGCGGACTACTTATATGCGTTATGTATATTTGCCTTCACAGGCCGGAGATTCGATAGGTAGTAATGAAGTGACAGTGTATGTTTTCGATAACGATAAAGATAACCGGATTGCAAGTGAATTATCGAATGTATGCCGGGATGTGATTGTTCCGGTAAAAGGAACGCCTATCGGTGACGGTGGTGTCGCTTATCGTTGGGAGTGCAGTTATGATGAGGAAAATAGTTGGATGGTTACGGACAGTACAGGTTGTAATGTATTGTGGCCGGCTACGGAGAATGTCGCACTCCGGCGGCGGATACTTTATGCGGCGGCGGATGAAAATTGTTACAGTAATGTCGTGCATCTGAATGTGATATATAACGGAACGGATAACAGGATCAGTCAGGTCGGGACTATTATTGCCGGGGAAGCGGGGATCATAGAAGGAACATCGGTGGAAAATGCTACTTACCGGTGGGAAATCAGTAAGGATGGAAAAACGGATTGGATGGTTTTGGCGAATGCAGCATCGGCATTTTTACAGTTGGAAGGAATACATACGGAGAGTATATGCTGGCTGCGCCGGAAATTGTTATTCCCGGATGGCGGTGGGTGTGAGGACTACAGCAATGTATTGAAAGTAAAAGTTGTCGATCCTGAAAAAAGTAATAGAGTGGTTTTGGCCGGCGATTATTACTGCCAGTGGTCTCCTTTTACTTTGGAGGGTTCTGATATGCAGGAACTGGATGCTACCTATCGTTGGTATAAGAATACTGGAAAAAATTGGGAACCGGTAGAGCAGGCTTATGGGAAAGATTTGACGGTATATGAAGGTGTCGGAATGAATACGCTTTTCCGCCGGGATGCGACAGTAGACGGCGTCGTTTATGCCGGTAATGTCGTGGAGGCCCGTTTGTGGAATGCTGCTATGGTTCGGAATGTATTGGAAAATCCGGGTGAGGTGTGTGCAGGGATACCGGTTGTCATTCGGGGCTCGGACGCTTATGCGGGAGACAGGGATTTGAGTGATTATGTAGATTCTTATTATTGGGAAACGAGCCAGACGGGAGCCGGAGGTACCTGGGAGCGGATCGATACGGCGAATATGCAGGATCTGACGTTGAATGATCCGGAGGTTTCCCGTTGGTATTGCCGGATTGTAAAGACACATTGCGGTAGTAATCTGAGAAGTGAACCGGTGTTTATGACGGTAAAGGACCGTTTGAAGCTGACATTGCGTTCTGATGTGAAGTTCGGACAGATGAGCGTAAAAGACCCGATAACAATATCTGTGGATGAAGATTTTTACGATAATTACGAGTTCCGGATAAATGGCCGCTTGTGGGAGAGTGACGGACAGCAGTGTATTGTATACGGCTGGCAACCGAATAAAATGTACGGGGTAAGCATACGGGTTCAGAAAGACGGTTGTGTACAGGTCGATTCATTGAATGTGTATGCTCCGGATGTCGATTTGCCGAATGTGCTGACTCCCAACAATGACGGTTGGAACGACCGCTTGCTGGAAGGCTATGAATTGAAAGTTTATAATCGCTGGGGAAATTTACTGTATTCCGGTAAGGAGGGCTGGGATGGACGTTATAAAAATCAGTTGGTGACAGCGGGAACTTATTTTTATGTCGTAAGGGTTCGTTTTGAGAACGGTCGTTCGGCAGAATATAAAAGAAGTGTGACGGTAAAAAGATAA
- a CDS encoding PorP/SprF family type IX secretion system membrane protein: MKRNSIKILSIVLFIFGTLMQSRGQTDVNLSHRYLGRLCYNPAAAGEDPTTVNLRAFFREQWIGFDRAPSTQAVAADNYFGKYNSGVGVIFVKDEIGFSKSINFKGSYAYHLKLNDNSYVALGLAVGVIYNSSDERNFNPEDPEDPEITYMLEKETIADFDVGLEYHWKSLNVGLAAAHITKGKNNPKITPHYYVYGNYAMNLTEDWRLTPSLFAAINKKTRIYEVGATTEYRNKINLGLAYRVSERFVADAIIGLLGVIVSDYVSLNYSYDFTIGQSRSDVTGAHELMMAFRIKK, from the coding sequence GTGAAGAGAAACAGTATAAAGATATTGAGTATAGTGTTGTTTATCTTCGGTACTTTGATGCAAAGCCGGGGACAGACGGACGTAAATCTGAGTCATCGCTATCTGGGGCGGCTTTGCTATAATCCGGCCGCAGCGGGAGAAGATCCGACGACAGTGAATTTACGGGCTTTTTTCCGGGAACAATGGATCGGTTTCGATCGTGCACCCAGTACCCAGGCTGTGGCAGCAGATAATTATTTCGGAAAATATAATTCAGGAGTAGGTGTTATTTTTGTTAAGGATGAGATCGGTTTTTCCAAATCGATAAATTTTAAAGGTTCCTATGCTTATCATTTGAAATTGAATGATAACTCGTATGTTGCTTTGGGATTAGCAGTCGGAGTGATATATAACAGTTCGGACGAGCGGAATTTTAATCCGGAGGATCCGGAAGATCCGGAGATAACCTATATGCTGGAAAAAGAAACGATTGCCGATTTCGACGTGGGACTAGAATATCACTGGAAGAGTCTGAATGTCGGTTTGGCTGCCGCTCATATCACAAAGGGAAAGAATAATCCGAAAATTACCCCACACTATTATGTCTACGGAAATTATGCAATGAACCTGACGGAAGATTGGCGGTTGACCCCCTCCTTGTTTGCTGCTATCAATAAAAAAACACGTATTTATGAGGTAGGGGCGACGACAGAATACCGGAATAAGATCAATCTCGGATTAGCTTACCGGGTTAGTGAGCGCTTTGTGGCAGATGCAATTATCGGTTTGCTTGGGGTGATTGTTTCCGATTATGTCAGTCTCAATTATTCTTATGATTTTACGATCGGGCAGTCGAGATCGGATGTTACCGGAGCTCACGAATTGATGATGGCTTTCCGTATAAAGAAATAG
- a CDS encoding phosphatase PAP2 family protein — protein sequence MTNKYLLVLYFLVSISITFTSQAQSRKFIDRSTDVAMFINPVAGFIGSLATGDYRGTRQLVIGGTSSIALTYILKYSIKKERPDGSDHHAFPSNHTAVAMQGATFLQRRYGWKFGIPAYAITAYVGWGRVYAKQHDIWDVLGGAAIGAAGGYLFTRPFAEKHNLTLTPTVTPEGTPGIYFSMTF from the coding sequence ATGACAAACAAATATCTATTAGTATTGTATTTTCTGGTAAGTATATCCATTACTTTCACAAGTCAGGCCCAATCCCGTAAGTTTATCGACCGGTCAACCGATGTAGCCATGTTTATCAATCCCGTTGCCGGGTTCATCGGTTCTCTGGCAACAGGCGATTACCGGGGCACCAGGCAATTGGTAATCGGAGGGACCAGTAGCATCGCCCTGACTTACATTTTGAAATACAGTATAAAGAAAGAACGTCCTGACGGCAGCGACCACCATGCTTTTCCTTCCAACCATACTGCTGTTGCCATGCAAGGAGCTACTTTTTTACAAAGGAGATACGGCTGGAAATTCGGAATACCAGCTTATGCCATCACTGCATACGTCGGCTGGGGACGCGTCTACGCCAAACAACACGATATCTGGGATGTTTTGGGAGGAGCTGCCATCGGAGCTGCCGGTGGCTATTTATTTACCCGGCCATTCGCTGAAAAACACAATCTGACCTTAACACCGACCGTTACTCCTGAAGGAACTCCGGGAATCTATTTTTCTATGACCTTCTGA